Within the Arachis duranensis cultivar V14167 chromosome 10, aradu.V14167.gnm2.J7QH, whole genome shotgun sequence genome, the region gtaaTAGTAAATTTTACCAAACCTCAAGATAAATAATTGTAATTTGCCCAGAAAATTAAGAAGAAATCGACAGAGAAGCGACGCTATAGTCTatagaatttaataatttaatttatttttaaaaggcTCAATTGAATCACATAAACGAAAGAGTAACACAATGTTTAACTTCAAATTATCAAAcaacaaagcatacaaattacaATAACAAAGAAATAGCGTTATTATTTATGGCTGTGCCCTTATTTTTCAAGCAAGGTTTCAAGTATATTCACCTAATAAACCATTgccttttaattttctttctggTATTCATTTCTTGCAAACGATTCCCAATCCATAAGAAAACTTGGTGCAATCAAGTGTGTCCAATTCGGTAATCATTTTAGTAGAAGGATCTCTCTCAGAAGAGCTTTCTTGAGAGAACAAACAAGAAGCACAATCATGAGAAAGCAATGACGTTGTCTTGTAACTGTCTTCTCCGCCAACGACCGGCATCGCCACACCTGGCTTCGCCGGGTTTTCGAAATCCGGCCTGTAAGTCTTTCCAAGAACACCGTCAACTTTCGGGGACAAACTGAAGAATCTAAACTGAACTTCCAAGTGAGCAAAGCAATCATCATTAGGCACTTGATAGTTGTGAATTCTATCATCTTCCTTGGTTATCGGCACAACATTGACAAGAATCTCAGCAACATTCTCCAGTGTTACTATGACGTTGTTCTTGCTGGCTACTCTCTCGACTTTCACGTCTTTTGACGGCGAGNNNNNNNNNNNNNNNNNNNNNNNNNNNNNNNNNNNNNNNNNNNNNNNNNNNNNNNNGTCAACGGTGTCGGTCCATTGGGCCGCCTTGGTGGCTTCCACTGAGAAGGTTTGAGAGTTGAACAGGATGCCAAGAGCCTGGATCCAGGTGTAGTCGCGGGCTCTGCCGGCTGGCCTGTGTCCGATGAAGCGAGCATTGATTTGAAGGTTGGAATCAGAGATGAGACTGAAGTGCTCATTACTCTTTCCATGGAAGTAGAACACTCTGCCATCTCCACCGATGAATCGAGGATCATAGCATCCTGATCCAGGTGCATTGCAGTTTGGTTTGCGCTCTGCAAATAACAAAAATGGATTTTTCATCGTCATCTTAATTTTCTGATGCCAATACTTGCATTTTCGGCttgaataatatataacagAGATCTCATGCCCTAACGCTTTTTATCAATACTGCTCAATGAGAAATGCTGGATGAACCagtcaaattcaattaatttttttcgtttaaAAAAGAAGTGTAAATTTCGGTGCATATGTGTGGGTGATTTTTGTTGTGTTTTGGTGGATTAATTTAGTTCaacttaattactaaaataatttaattaggttacattattattagtgaatattttattttattatttttgactaacaattaactattaataattagttaaaaatatgtggttagattattagattaaaaaatatcaattaatagttaaaaataataaataattttattaattctctaatatatatttttcttattcttaaactattaaaatttaaaaattagattttaaattttagaatgcaatttttaatatttatagttaatcaaatataaactaaaaataaattttattagtgatgttttattttatgtaaaatattcATATTTGGTTATCATTAAATCTTGTTGGGACTAGTTCTCTtgtttttttagtattaaattaaagtagaattatattaagaaaataaaaataaaaatccttcTTATTTAGTAAATATTCTTGTCTCCTAGCCTCTATCTaacattattctttttttattttttatttcttttataaaagaaaacaactaaTCATAGTTACAGAAGTAGATTCTTTTGTGGCC harbors:
- the LOC107469562 gene encoding uncharacterized protein LOC107469562 (The sequence of the model RefSeq protein was modified relative to this genomic sequence to represent the inferred CDS: added 65 bases not found in genome assembly), translating into MEITRSSSFLIILLVFVSSLVETNAYYYKNCYAGRCNGKYIRCPEECPSSESNDPKAKVCQIDCDKPTCNAVCRQRKPNCNAPGSGCYDPRFIGGDGRVFYFHGKSNEHFSLISDSNLQINARFIGHRPAGRARDYTWIQALGILFNSQTFSVEATKAAQWTDTVDHLTLTYNGDSIALTEGTLSTWHSPSKDVKVERVASKNNVIVTLENVAEILVNVVPITKEDDRIHNYQVPNDDCFAHLEVQFRFFSLSPKVDGVLGKTYRPDFENPAKPGVAMPVVGGEDSYKTTSLLSHDCASCLFSQESSSERDPSTKMITELDTLDCTKFSYGLGIVCKK